The following nucleotide sequence is from Malania oleifera isolate guangnan ecotype guangnan chromosome 4, ASM2987363v1, whole genome shotgun sequence.
ctctctcacacacacacacacatatattcaaccccttttctttttcttttcggGTCTGTTAATTTGcaggtttatatattttatatgatcgAGTTTGAGCTACACTTAAAGTTGAAGTATAGCTATATGGTTCTTCTCCCGTCTTATATCTTTTCCGATACTCGATctcttttcaaaattaaaattgacTAGAGACTTGAACATTTATGAAAGTTTAACCACCGAGCTACCTAGGTGTTTTTtcgaaaaattttcttttaataaaaatagaaGTTTATGgtttaattttccttttttagCTTTTCAAGCACAAGGATGAACATAATTAAGTGATGCAAGAAAAGGTCTTGGCCCTATTTAATTAAGTCCTTCCTAGGCTCACGGCTCTCCAAaatttttccttttgaaaaattagaaaaataaataaattatcaattttactattatattttttaattagtaAAAAATCATTGAATAATTAATCAGGGGCAtttaaaaaatgaatgcaaaataATAGTCAGGAAAATCCCTTTTCTACAAATAATATTACATAATCTACTATGTATAAAATGCTaacaaaaaatgataaatatttttattttaatgcaTGTAATCAAAAAATTACTtaatgttattatatatatttgttttctcTATTTATATAACATAcaatttttctatctttttatcATGTCTTTTATTTCAAACCCtcaaaccgtaaaaccctaactttatttttttttttataacccgGTCACTCTAGTCACCATCGCGCCACTTTTGTTACcatggtgcggcaccaaatccGGGGGTTGAAAGTCTTCCGTCCATTGACGCACCTCTGATAATTCACTGGAATAAACTCTCAAGGGGGAATCAAACTCGTAACTTTGGGGTCACTAAAATCACAAGTCGTCCTTACCACTTGAGTCAAGAACGTAAAACCCTAACTTGTCCCTATTCAATCAGGATGATAAATGAAAACCCACATTTTTCCTCACCCATGCATCACAAAGATGTGTTACCCTTGGTCATGAATACATCGAcatatgtgtacatatatatatatatatatatatatatatatatatatatatatatataaatgaagcTAATTTCAAGGGGGTGGAGCAAATGAGGACTATAAATAGAAAGAGGAAAAGTAGGTTTTGACAAAtattgtcaaaagggggaaaagaaaaaaaaaaaaaagggtgacgTAGAGAAggctttaaaaaaaagaaaaaaaagaagagggtTAATTGCTTGGATCACGTTTTAAATCTGTAAAGCTCGTGAACAAAACTCTACTTTTTCTTTCCAGAGGTGCCTTAGCCCACCTGCATGCATGCCATTTCCCAATTCCCCTCCTTCCCATTTCCCTTGTTTGTGTACTTTTTCCCTTTCTTTGGGCGCCGTCTGTTTGAACAGAATCCCCACCCTTTTCAATTTCTTCGCGGTTTCCCCTTCCTTTCCCGGGAATTAAATTCAATTTCCGCCAAATACGACAATGGCAGCACGCACGGGGAACTTCGATTCAATTCCCTTCCTTGGATGGATTCCAATTTCCAGGTCCAAGCCCACGAGATTTGCTCACCTCTACAAGCTTTTCCATTGGGCGACGGAAAGAAGGGCCTTGGACTTTGGGCCACCCAGTGGGCCCCACCTCTTTGATCTGTTCATCCCAGGGTCAATATCGGGCCAACGTTTTTTCTTCCcaatgttaattaattaagtaacAAATATTGCTTGATCGTCCCTCAAGTTTTGCATTTTTGCAATTCAATCTTCAATGTTTTTATTTTGACATATTCCATCGTTAATTTACCTTTTTGCCCATCAAAAACACAGTTCTAAATGTTTGACATATaagaatgaaatatatatatatgggcaaaagaaattgaatttatCGATCAActgatttattcatattttttatttatatttttattatatatatattttttataagatgAGAATTCCAACCATACCTTCAATGCTGCATCAAACCCACGGGGGTGGAAATGTTGTCGTCGGTCCATTGATGCACCTTGGTAATTCACCACACAATTCACAAGTGAGGAATCGAACTCGTGACCTTAACATTGTCAAACTCACAAGTCCGCCCTTACCACTTAAGCAAGCTCGGCTGGGCCattatactttatttttattcCAGTTATTTTTACAAATCAAACATGATGTAAGTTTTGAATGTAGAATAAATTTTTTAGTACATATAATAAGTTCAAAACATAATTAAAACTTGTCACTAAATCTCAATATTAAGTATTTTAGTCATTTAGTTACGGTACATGCATGTGAAACAGGTTGTCAAAAATATGCaaataaaaatatcatgatatattttagaaataaaatttcTTTATGAGCAAAACTATCGAAGGTGATGTCGAATAAACCACTTATTAAGTTaacaatgaaaaaaaattttagttgaGCCAGAGATAATTTAGCACCAATTAAAAAAATTCTCACTGAATTTTAGACACTAAGAGTTTGTCCTCTATTTAGAGCAAATTGAGTTCAAACAAACGAGTTAGGGGTAGCAAAATGGGCTAACGGGCCGAATTTGGGCTGGTCATAAATGAGTCGGGGTTAAACGGATTCAAGTTCGGGTTGACCCGCTTATTAACAGGTAACTACTATATAAACTCATACCCACTCATTTAATAAATAGGTCATAAATGGGTcatctatttaaaaaatataatttatttattttaaaatttttaaacatttcatataaaataatatatttttaaaaaaaaaaaacacttcttcatttaatttttaaatgggtCACCCCGACCCGAACCAGcctaacccatttaataaacgaaTTGGGTCCGGATTAATCCGTTTATAAATGAGTCAACTTATATTAAACTCAAATCCGATTTAAACGGGCGGGTCATAGGTCACCCATCGGGTTTTGACCTATTTTGTCACCCCTAAAACGAGTGTTAAATCTAGTTTTCCTCCCATAAAAATAAGTAAAGTTTGAAACTTGTCGATGTCTCAATTTTGAACCTTGAGATGAGGTGGCAAGGGTGACAGATGTGCTCACTGAGCTACCTTCTCTTCCCCTGACtcgataaaaattaaatattaaaaaaaaaaaaaaaaaagttgcccGCCCTCATTTCTATAATCTTAGCTCAACATCTCATTACCTCAATACAACTTTGTCATTTTTGCCTTTCAAAGTTTGATTTAGGACTCTTTTGTATCTTAGAGTGtaaaaaagtcatttaaaaaattatagttataagtTAATTTGTGTAGCAAGTTGTGCAAATTTTAATGACTAAGAGTCACATCGTAATTTGATAGCAATTTTATCGATGTTTTTaattcaaaagatttttcaagattcAATCTAATTAAGAATGCAATACACATAATATCATACCACTATCACAAACATAGCCCAGTTAGGTCAACTCAAGTGGTAAGGGCAACTTATGATTTTGGTGACCCTAAGATCACGGGTTCGATTCCCCCTTGCGGCATTACACCAGTGAATTACCAGAAGTGCATCAATAGACAGGCGGCTTTCATTCCCCCGAATTTGGTGTTAgaaaataacataattattatattatagaaatattatagcacaaattaaaaaaaaaaatatgcaccTCATTATTATCGAAATAATGATTCTTAAAATACATCATTTCAAGGGCATTTTGGATTTTACAAACCAAACAACACCTAATTATATGCATACTCATTCTTAACAAAAGAATAGAAATGcttcaatattttaaatattctaataataaatttattaaatggTCTAATAATACTCTATTTGTCAATTTTGATAGGCAAGGACTACATTGCAATAATTTAGATCCAAGTACAAAAAATAAAGCATAAAAATCAAGACCTTAAGAATTAAAATATGAACAAAAAACAAACATCAAAGGACCAACTTAGTAATTTACATATAATTAAACAAGAATAATGTTTAGACATTTCAAAGTTATGTACACATGCTTGTAAAGTTTCTTCAAAAGAAGACAATAGCCTATGGTACGTGGTAAAGAAAATAAGCCGGCTAGCAGTTGTCATAGTTTTACCACCTCAGGACGCaatcctccttcttcttcttcttccaaaaccctaaaccctactttCAAATCAAgcacttttaaatttaaattaattaataaaaaagaaCGTCACAACTTGTTGAAAGTATCGGTTATAATTAATTAActgccttttttttcttttctcttttgtttttcttgaGCTAGGCGTTGAAAATCAGTGTTAGAATAGATGATAAGAAGATGAACTGGAGGAAGTAATAATAGTCAAGCCACACTTAATGACAATGTCTTTGTCATAATTACCCTTTTGgattttaaactttaagttgATTAGCAATGTTAACTGCATAATCTATGCCCAAAAACAATGGAGTGATtaattattgattttattaattattagattttcagttttattttttttttttttttttttttttcacgttGTATTATCAAGGGTAAAATCCAGCGACACCCCATGAGTTTTCCGAAAATGACACTCCACCCCCCATGTTTTTgaaaactatagaaaaaaaaaccctaagatTTAAATTTAGTGACAAGATAAATCTTCCGCTAGTTGATCGTTAGTCAACCGTTAAGTACATATAAAGATAGCTTGACATTAACtataaataaagtaaaaaaatttatttacaaTATGTTTTAGAGattgaactcataaataaattGGACACTTGATACTCGAGTTAACCACCCGATTAATTTGGGACAATCAGTTGACATAAGTACGATAAcataattaaattagtatttaaaaaataaaaatacatgtAAAGTGAATAActtaataattcaaaaaaaaaattcttaaaatattattttattaagaataaaaattcattttttttaacatatactTGACGATTGACTAGCAGAAGGTTCCTGTTATCAATAGATTTAGATTTTAGGGGGCTTTTTGATAGTTTCCAAAAATACAGAGGGCGTTGTTGGATTTTACCCTATTATCAAgactaaaaattcaatttttttacaTATACGTAACAATTTACTGACAATCAACTAGTAGAATGTTCATATCGTGAATAAATTAATTTAGATGGTATTGTTGGATTTTACTCTATATATTATCAAGCACGCATGTGTACTTAATCTTGCCCTtaatttagttttatatttttaatatttgcaTCGTAGAGTGTGAAGTAAGTTTCATGCTTAATCTTACCCATAATCTAATTAATTATCTTGTAAAATCTTGAGAGGGAGCCATAGGTTCCAGACTTTTGACCAATGAGAATGTTTGGTGAGGAGTTCATCTAGTCAATCCTCTTTATTTAATATAAACCTTGTTAAgtaagtaattttatttttataattatgatAAAGACTATATATTTATAAACAATTGAATAAAGCATTTtaaaagagaaaattttaaattatgttaAAGCCTGAGAGAGCCACACTGGCCTCTCTGGTCAAAAACTTTTTCCAAATTTTAGACAGCTAGAAGAGACATGTTTAATGCACGGgatatcattaatttttaatacaaaaatattttattttaattttagaataataatattttctatttttaatataattgctAAATTTAGACAACTATATTAATTGAATAGTCAAGAGACTTGACTATTTTCTCATTTATATTAGTGGTTCAATCTTTTTCTAGTTTAAAAGGACCGATACTAAATAATCAATTGACAAAGTAGCGAGACATTTAAATTCATTAAttctcaattttatttatttaattctaaaaaaatatttttcgtgaACTGTAATCTTTATTTATATAGCATGTGATTCTAAACAACAGTTAGTTAATTGAATGTTAATTAGTATTCAAAGATGATGCATaatgtatttgataaatctataTATTGCAAAGCACATTCTCCTAAAATAGAGGGTTTTGAGAAAATTAAGTTATAATCGCATGATTTAATATTGCTATTAACAACATTACAAGTTGTCATagtaaatttatttaaaaaaatatttaatttgtttttagaatttttatctttttaatttgaGATTATCAAAAATTAGCGTTGaatttttagagagaaagagagcttttaatttaaaattatcaaaaatcAGCAtatttagagtatatatatatatcattttaaaatttaGCATAAGAATGTGATTTCAAATATTCCAATTCTATGTTAAATAAAACcaacacaaggttttatatgagcgagttttttgtttttttttgacAAGCCGAGAACTCCAACCACCATCGTGCTTGTCGCAACATCCCAAATAAGGGTCCGAAATGACGTGAGATAatagatattgaaatttgaatggaatcgtcactaacctattttttattttgatgcGGTTAGATCACCTAATCTTAGTTTGTTTTACCATAATCGAGATCCGGAGTTCAGTTATATAAGggaaaggtactagcaccccttacATATCCGttctatgaatggtacctaattaattatgaaatatccctaaattgaatttgatgatctttaattaattcttttaaaataaataaataaatttaaaaaagaaaataaaatcaatgtgcgatttaggaatgtctaataagacctccaaatgagagTATCTTGTTAGATCATAAACCTCCCCTTAGAGCTGGTACAGGAGGTATGAAATACTTTTTTACTCTTTTTAAAATTATCGGAATGCACCCAcacaaaaatggaaaaaaaatcattGTTGAAAACATCCCCAGATTTTTTGAAAATCCTTGtaaaattttttgggatttttcaaatattcttctaaaattttctagaattttttaagatttttctttatttatttgggtattttgtatttattttccattttttaaaatttcaagtcaGAATAACTAGAAATATTTTCCttaacttcaaaaatatttttgtctttttttttttgtaattttatgcttttttctctaattttaaaattaaaaataaattaaaaatattaaataaaaatatatagaataaaataaataaataaataaaatggtgaaCCAAGTAAACCTGTTCATTTAAAATGAACCAATTTATACCTATGGGTGCCACGTGTCCACTCACAAAGGTGACACGTGGTatctttgttcttttttttttttaaataccataatAGAGCGACATTAGCACGACGTCAATTTGATATGTGTCACCATGACACGTGTCACTCTCCGGggccttctttttattttttaaaatctattcTAAAAAATTTAACACTTTTTCTTACCCAAAATTGTTGCTGTAATGTGACTGTTGTCCGAGTCAGAAAATTGAAGTTATAAAACTTCAAATAACAAGCTGACCGATCAGAATTAGGAAGGATGAATCCTGACCAGCCTATAAGAATTTCCATTCAATCGGATGAGAAATCACCATCCGATCATTTAGATCAAACTGACTGCGCAAGTACCTCCAATCCTGCGGCAATGAGACTTCTGTCCAAGGCACAAAAACACATTTTAAAAGCTCTAAATAACAATGTAACCGattaaaattaagaatgatgagtCATATACAACCTGTAAATATTTTAGCTTAATCGAATTAGAAATTGCTACTCGATCCTCTAGATCAAACTGACTACACAGGCACCCCTATTGCTGCAATGAGGCTACTTTCCGAGTTAGGAAACTGTGGTTTTCCAAACTCCAAATGACAATCGGACCATCCAGAGTGAAAAAGGATGAGTCAGGCACCACCTGCTAAAATATTAGCGCAATCGGACGAGAAATCTCCCCCCAATAGTCTAGGGCAAGCTAATATACGCAGGCACCCCTCTCACTCTTTCTTAATACGAATTTCCTCCTCTCTTCTTGTATTCTTTTTCCTcctcttcattttttttattttcttgcaaaccaaacacctatttttatttttgtcaattttatttatttatgcattttttttgtttgttggATTCCATCGAACTCAGTGGGCTTAGTTCGGATTAACTCGGAGAGTCAACTCACCGAGCCAAATCTGCATTAAACTGGGATTAGGCTTTATATGGGCTTAACCAATGTTGGACCCGAATCCAATTTGGATCCGTGTTTCAGGTCCGCAGGTTCTCAGAATGGATCAAGCTAACTCGGTCAAATGGGTCGAATCATTGGGTTCGATCAGACATATCGGATCCACCAATCAAATCTGATTTCTTGGATCCTCTTTTCAgtgcattttttttataataagaAAACTTTCAAAAAAATGTAGCAATCTAAAAGAATCGTTGTTGAGAATTATATAACTTATTATCAAATAAAATGATATATACTTTATATATTCATCTTCTTGTacgtaaattaaaaaaaaaaaaagtaaaagataTTAACCTTTCTTAAGGTTTGGAAAAAGACTTTtgctaagattttaaaaattaagagacTTAATCtgaagttttcaaaattttagagacATTTCCTGAGCATTATCAAAAGGATATAAACCTTCTCTTGCATTTTACAAAAAGGCAAAAAATTTTAAGGGATATTTATATCTTTTTGCCAAAACTCAAAGGAGGTTTTTGATATTTTGGAAATTTTACAAGAGATTTGTGACACTTTTGAAACCTTAGGacagtcttttttttttttttgccaaaccttaggaaaatgagtattttttgcCCTAAAAACATTCAAAAAAGTGAAGTTATGAAAAATTTCCTTAAAAGttgaaagaaaatattattaatataatcTTGTTTTCTtctaccaaaaataaaaatatggtcattttcatttatatattaTCATTTTGGAACATTAAAAATAGCGTGTCAATGTCTTAGGTGCAAGCAAGCGACAAGTATCTTTATTGTGGGTCAAGATGATGCGGACCCTTTATTATTTTGCTAGATATAAACATTATCATAAGAACAATATTAAAAATTCGTGACAATCACAAACTAACAGGAGAGAAAATATCATATATGAGCCTCATATGGTTttatcctttatatatatattttttatctcCTATTTAATTGCCATATGAGTTTATGGTATTATAAATTTTAATCTTTACTATTttgttattataattttaaaaattggtaAATTGCTAATCTTAAACagacaagaaaaaatatattttaatttatagaaCAACTTTAGGCGAGCTGACGTGATTGTTATTATTTCATAATGTGTTttttatcaaaattaaaattagaattaataaaaaaattaaaaatatatattgcgTATTGAGTTAAATACGAAATAAGGTTATTAACCGAAGGACTTTAAATGTCCGCAGTCAAAAGAGGGATGGGGGATGGGGACCGGTCCGGCACGGACATGGTAACATGCTCGAACAAGAAGCCCAAAAAGTCCAAGCAAGGGACCCGGTCCCACCGGGACTCCCGGTCACGCTCCCCGAAAGAGTCAAAAATCCGATCCAAAACGTGATCTTTCTACGTGGGCAGCGGTCAGACCGCCACCCACCGGCTGCCTCAGTCGCCGGtcacccccccctcccccccaaaagaGCCGGGCCGTCAAATTCGTTGACTCAGCTTCCCCCtatctcttttctctttattaaattttaattttttaaatcccTCACGTGGAACGCGCCGCACCCCCCGGGGCGGTGGATTCAATCTCTCACGGACAGTCACATATACATTTCCATATATTCCCGAAATCCCCATTCTGTCCTCGCCCGAACCAGTCAAACTCTGGTTTGACCAGTTGTAGACGAAACCCTCACTTCGATCTTTCATGGGCCCCACTGCCAGCTGTCAGCTCAGCTCACGCATCGTCTGACCTCACCCTTTAATCCCCCTCGTTTTCTCAGGAAAATGAGAAATCAGGAAATCAATTTTCTCGGCAGTTCGGTCCACGTCTAAGTTCTAACCCCCATCCCTTTTTATAGGCGCGCCCATTGCACCGGTAAAAGACTTCAGACTGCTTCTTCTTCGTCCCCACCATATAATCTCTCTCTCCACTCCCACACTCTCCTCCTCCATTCCCAATCTCCATTTCATTTATGGACAGAGGATGGGGTCTTGCCCTTAACTCCGATCCCAGTTCCGCCGGTTTCCTCCTCCCCAAACCGTCGTCGTTCCTGAAGCCCAGGCCCActgctgctgttgctgctgctACGGCTGCTACGGCCAATTCTGCTGCTGCTCATCCTATCGTGGACTCCAGCGGAGACATGTTTTCCCGCATCGAGTTCCTCGGCCGTGGGGAGGATCGGCCTGCCGCCTCTGCTGCCGCGGCAGAGCCGCCGCCGCCCCCCAACGAGAACCGGGCCGTGGTCGGCGAGGTGGACTTCTTCTCCGACAAGAATCGGTTGCGCGGTTTGGATAACTCCAAGACCGCCAGTACTGCTGTTGATGTCAAGAAGGAAAATTCCGGTGGCGGTGGCGGTGGCGGTGGCGAAGCTGATCCCAGGTCCGATTTGGATGTGAACGTAAGCCACCGAACTTATtttatgatttatgaatttcCACAAATTTTTATCACCTAGATGCATATATACATGTTATTTaagttttttttccccttttttgtaAATTTTGCAGACTCGTTTGCATCTTCTTACTGCCAATACTGGAAGCGATCAATCAACAGTAGATGATGGAATTTCCCCAGAACATGCAGAAGATAAGAGAGGCAAGAGTGAGGTAATTATAATTAAGTATAATTATTGCCATTAGTTGTTTTGATGGTGATGGTCTCCTATTTAATTCTTACGGAAATTAAGTAGCTGGACTGGATTTTAACCCCCAATCAAAAACAGATattgtttgattattattattattattattattattattaaaaaatttgaactCCTGATAAAAGGTAGATACTGTCTGCGTTTTTTTTTCGAAGTAATGTTTTGCTCAAGGATAATTAAGTTTGAATTACGTGGTTCAGCTGGCGATGTTGCAAATGGAGCTAGAACGGATGAACAAGGAGAACCAGAAGTTGAAGGAGATGCTAGCTCAAGTCACCAACAACTACAGCACCCTGCACATGCACTTCCTCACCTTAATGCAGCATCAACAAAACCGACCGGCAGATGCACCCCATGAGGTACTTTATCAGTCGATTTCTTTCGATAAATCGGATCGAATTCCGATTAATTTTGAGTTAAAACAGTGATTAATGAATTCATATGTGGGCATAATAAAACTTAGGCTAATGAAGATGGAAAATCTGAAGAGAATAAGCACGAGGGTGCACTGATTCCTAGACAGTTCATGGATCTTGGTCCTAGTACCGCTACTGCCGAGACCGATGAGCCTTGTGACTCTTCGTCCGAAGAACGAACCCGCTCGGGATCGCCTCCGAACGCTTCCGAAATCGTTTCGAAGGAACAAAAAAGTACCAACAAAAACGATATAGTTTCGATTGATGGCAGGGATGAGAGCCCGGAGTCTGAAACACAAGGATGGGTTTCGAACAAGGTTCCAAAATTAAACTCCCCGAAACCTATGGCTATGGATCAGTCCGCCGAAGCCACCATGAGAAAAGCTCGTGTATCGGTTCGAGCCCGGTCCGAAGCTCCCATGGTAATAATTACTTCAGATTTTATTGACAAAAAATTGAATTAGTACTTCAACAAGGTGGCTGTTGTGGTTGTTGTTGTTTACTGTTGCTTGATTAATAGTGGATTTAATTTTTCAGATCACTGACGGATGCCAATGGCGAAAATACGGACAGAAGATGGCGAAAGGAAATCCTTGCCCGCGCGCATATTATCGGTGCACCATGGCTGTTGGCTGCCCAGTTCGCAAACAAGTAAATATCTTAGCCTTTTTTCGGTGTAATTCGTtcattgaattttatttttttgtttcgaTAACAAAGAAGTTCAGTCATAAATTGATTATGTAAATTATATCTATAGGTTCAACGTTGCGCGGAAGACCGATCGATCCTCATTACTACTTATGAAGGCAACCATAACCACCCGCTCCCGCCCGCGGCGGTGGCCATGGCATCCACCACATCGGCCGCTGCAAATATGCTTCTATCCGGCTCGATGTCGAGCCCGGACGGGTTGATGAACCCTAATTTTCTAGCGAGGACGATCTTGCCATGTTCATCGAGCATGGCAACGATATCGGCCTCGGCCCCGTTCCCAACCGTGACCCTTGACTTGACCCACACCCCAAGCCCACTTAATTTCCAAAGACCCTCCCCCCAGTTCCAAGTCCCATTCGGTGGTGCGGGTGCACCTCAGGGCTTCGCCACCGTGCCGGCGCAGCCCATGCCGCCTCAGGTTTTCGGACAAGCCCTTTACAACCAGTCAAAGTTCTCTGGCCTCCAGCTCTCCCAAGACCACATGGAAACAGCCCAACTAGCCCACCAAGCTCCACCACCGCCACCGCAACCACAACCGCAACTACACCACTCGCCACAACAGCCCTCTTTGGCCGACACCGTGAGTGCGGCAACCGCTGCAATCACCGCCGACCCCAACTTTACCGCCGCTCTCGCGGCAGCCATCACCTCCATCCTCAATGGTCCTCGCTcgaacaataacaataataacaataattccGCATCGCCACGGCCGCTGCTACTGCCGCCAACCTCACCGCGGCAATGAGGGAACAACAGCATCGACAGTGAATCAAAATCAGCAgttcttttttctttgttttagtTTGAGATCAATGGTCCAATTTTTtcttggtctttttttttttttttttttttccttttttgaaaaATTGGATGTATGTTGTTTAATTTGTTCACTTTGGGTTGAGGATGTTGTGATCACATGTTCATATTTTTTTTGATCCCTTACAGTTGGGGAGGATAGAACCCATCTTGATTCTTTTCTTGTTATTCCATTTTGAATAAGTTGATTCAATTTTTTTAGTAAatacagaaaaaaaaattatatagtttaCATATACTCGATCTTGTCTATTAattcttattttctttcatt
It contains:
- the LOC131153648 gene encoding probable WRKY transcription factor 31; the encoded protein is MDRGWGLALNSDPSSAGFLLPKPSSFLKPRPTAAVAAATAATANSAAAHPIVDSSGDMFSRIEFLGRGEDRPAASAAAAEPPPPPNENRAVVGEVDFFSDKNRLRGLDNSKTASTAVDVKKENSGGGGGGGGEADPRSDLDVNTRLHLLTANTGSDQSTVDDGISPEHAEDKRGKSELAMLQMELERMNKENQKLKEMLAQVTNNYSTLHMHFLTLMQHQQNRPADAPHEANEDGKSEENKHEGALIPRQFMDLGPSTATAETDEPCDSSSEERTRSGSPPNASEIVSKEQKSTNKNDIVSIDGRDESPESETQGWVSNKVPKLNSPKPMAMDQSAEATMRKARVSVRARSEAPMITDGCQWRKYGQKMAKGNPCPRAYYRCTMAVGCPVRKQVQRCAEDRSILITTYEGNHNHPLPPAAVAMASTTSAAANMLLSGSMSSPDGLMNPNFLARTILPCSSSMATISASAPFPTVTLDLTHTPSPLNFQRPSPQFQVPFGGAGAPQGFATVPAQPMPPQVFGQALYNQSKFSGLQLSQDHMETAQLAHQAPPPPPQPQPQLHHSPQQPSLADTVSAATAAITADPNFTAALAAAITSILNGPRSNNNNNNNNSASPRPLLLPPTSPRQ